A single Pan troglodytes isolate AG18354 chromosome X, NHGRI_mPanTro3-v2.0_pri, whole genome shotgun sequence DNA region contains:
- the LOC107971075 gene encoding protein ZAR1-like has translation MERFVRVPYGLYQGYGNTVPLGQPGLSGHKQPDWRQNMGPPTFLARPGLLVPANAPDYCIDPYKRAQLKAILSQMNPSLSPRLCKPNTKEVGVQVSPRVDKAVQCSLGPRTLSSCSSWDGRDPQEPLPACGVTSPATGSRGLIRLRRDGDEAESKALPGPAEASQPQPPPRRSGADRQEEPGQLEESGEKDAPCPQETKSKQVPGDAASEPLRRPNFQFLEPKYGYFHCKDCKTRWESAYVWCISGTNKVYFKQLCCKCQKSFNPYRVEAIQCQTCSKSHCSCPQKKRHIDLRRPHRQELCGRCKDRRFSCGNIYSFKYVM, from the coding sequence ATGGAGCGCTTTGTCCGTGTTCCCTACGGCTTGTACCAGGGTTATGGGAACACAGTGCCTTTGGGCCAGCCTGGACTCTCAGGGCACAAACAGCCCGACTGGAGGCAAAATATGGGTCCTCCCACTTTTCTGGCCAGGCCAGGGCTGCTGGTGCCTGCGAACGCCCCTGACTACTGCATTGACCCTTACAAGAGGGCGCAGCTTAAGGCCATTCTCTCCCAGATGAACCCCAGCCTGAGCCCGCGGCTGTGCAAGCCCAACACCAAGGAGGTGGGCGTGCAGGTGAGCCCGCGGGTGGACAAGGCTGTGCAGTGCTCTCTGGGGCCTCGCACCCTCAGCAGCTGCTCCTCCTGGGACGGCAGAGACCCCCAGGAGCCCCTGCCAGCCTGTGGGGTCACTTCGCCCGCCACCGGCAGCAGGGGCTTGATCCGCCTGCGGAGAGATGGGGACGAAGCGGAGAGCAAGGCGCTCCCGGGCCCTGCGGAGGCCAGCCAGCCCCAGCCACCACCACGGAGGTCAGGAGCTGACAGGCAGGAGGAGCCCGGGCAGCTGGAGGAATCGGGGGAGAAAGACGCCCCGTGCCCTCAGGAGACGAAGAGCAAGCAGGTGCCTGGAGACGCCGCCTCCGAGCCGCTCCGGAGGCCCAACTTCCAGTTTTTGGAACCAAAATATGGCTATTTCCACTGTAAAGATTGTAAGACCAGGTGGGAGAGTGCTTACGTGTGGTGCATTTCTGGAACAAACAAGGTTTATTTCAAACAACTCTGTTGTAAATGCCAAAAGAGTTTTAACCCTTATCGAGTAGAAGCAATCCAATGCCAGACCTGCTCAAAGTCTCATTGTTCCTGTCCTCAAAAGAAGAGACACATTGATCTAAGGAGGCCTCATCGACAGGAACTGTGTGGTCGCTGCAAAGACAGGAGATTCTCCTGTGGCAATATTTACAGCTTTAAATATGTGATGTGA